The Nocardia arthritidis genome has a window encoding:
- a CDS encoding MaoC family dehydratase, whose product MTKTITLTEPPKNSGLFVKAALGALPVPLLSARKSTLPDRVIRLDGLKVDPDHLAAYCHATGLRFGDALPLTFPFILSFPLAMQLVVARDFPFAAVGAVHTQNLIERSREISVSEPLDFRTHIENLREHPKGLLVDAITSVSVGREQVWRQVTTFLHQQRTSLSDQPKEEPKPEETPPPPMRTIRVDQKMITRYAAASGDHNPIHTSAIGAKAFGFPKAIAHGMWSAANILANIEGRIPEKATYAVKFGKPILLPSTVNVYADQVEGGWDLALRNPKKGYPHLTATLR is encoded by the coding sequence ATGACCAAGACCATCACGCTCACCGAACCGCCGAAGAACAGCGGACTATTCGTCAAGGCCGCGCTCGGCGCGCTGCCGGTGCCGCTGCTCTCGGCGCGCAAATCCACCCTGCCCGACCGGGTCATCCGGCTCGACGGACTGAAGGTGGACCCGGATCACCTGGCCGCCTACTGCCACGCGACCGGGCTGCGGTTCGGCGACGCGCTGCCGCTGACCTTCCCGTTCATCCTCAGCTTCCCGCTGGCGATGCAGCTGGTCGTCGCGCGTGACTTCCCGTTCGCCGCGGTCGGCGCGGTGCACACGCAGAACCTGATCGAACGCAGCCGGGAGATCTCGGTCAGCGAACCGCTGGACTTCCGCACGCACATCGAGAACCTCCGGGAGCATCCGAAGGGCCTACTGGTCGACGCCATCACCTCGGTAAGCGTTGGGCGCGAACAGGTTTGGCGTCAGGTCACCACCTTCCTGCACCAGCAGCGCACCTCGCTGTCGGATCAGCCGAAGGAGGAGCCGAAGCCGGAGGAGACGCCGCCACCGCCGATGCGAACCATCCGGGTGGACCAGAAGATGATCACCCGGTACGCCGCGGCCTCCGGCGACCACAACCCGATCCACACCTCGGCCATCGGCGCCAAGGCATTCGGCTTCCCGAAGGCCATCGCGCACGGAATGTGGTCCGCGGCCAATATTCTCGCGAACATCGAGGGCCGGATACCGGAAAAGGCAACGTACGCGGTCAAATTCGGCAAGCCGATCCTGCTGCCCTCCACCGTGAACGTCTACGCGGATCAGGTCGAAGGCGGCTGGGACCTGGCCCTGCGCAACCCGAAGAAGGGTTACCCCCACCTCACCGCGACACTGCGCTGA
- a CDS encoding DUF5685 family protein has product MLRPCAHGAAKYGIDAAQWRAHLCGLCLGLRDGHGQSFRAATNTDAILLSVLTEAQLREPVSRTQAGRCALRGMQRASVATPGSPGVMLAATASLLLGAAKIRDHVDDGDTSRLTGRPMTRISNRWAERARAQAALIDLDVKPLIAAINSQYHLEQRAMRARSASVSGAIGVLERQTHADLPWSDGDATSDGTRADVPSRRDRIADLGDGRSGIPTLDELTAPTQLCAAELFAHTAVLARRPENVDALREAGRHFGRIAHLADAVEDYDADLARGRFNPLAATGTAIPEAHDLLRQSNSSLRSSIAAAGLQHVPTVRWMLLDPLRAVVHRLGRGIGAVSTHACGTAHHRDQPGDSPNSPGQQPFWSDRKPDSFEQQLSLPARQSSSRIQQLGFPGQRPVRPDSRPGSPEQQPVGTGPQPGPGQQPWSPDQQPTFPGQQPNFPGQQPVWPTADPDLPVAAPIQPPGLLEGIGLLLGQYCTGYACCADHRRPCSGEHKKAWMKRCECDDCCDCDCCSCCSGCDCCDCDCCGCDCSC; this is encoded by the coding sequence GCGGCGAAATACGGAATCGACGCGGCGCAGTGGCGCGCCCATCTGTGCGGACTGTGTCTCGGGCTGCGCGACGGGCACGGTCAATCCTTCAGGGCCGCAACCAATACCGACGCGATCCTGTTGAGCGTGCTCACCGAGGCGCAGCTGCGGGAACCGGTGTCGCGCACGCAGGCGGGACGCTGTGCGCTGCGCGGTATGCAGCGCGCCAGCGTCGCCACCCCGGGTTCGCCGGGTGTCATGCTCGCGGCCACCGCGTCACTGCTGTTGGGGGCGGCCAAGATTCGCGACCACGTCGACGACGGCGACACCTCGCGGCTGACCGGGCGGCCGATGACCCGGATATCGAACCGCTGGGCCGAGCGTGCGCGAGCGCAGGCCGCGCTGATCGACCTGGACGTGAAACCGCTTATCGCGGCGATAAATTCGCAATACCACCTGGAGCAGCGCGCGATGCGCGCTCGAAGCGCTTCCGTATCGGGCGCGATCGGCGTACTCGAGCGGCAGACCCACGCCGACCTGCCCTGGTCCGACGGCGATGCGACTTCGGACGGCACCCGGGCCGACGTTCCGTCGCGCCGCGATCGGATCGCCGACCTCGGCGACGGCCGGTCCGGCATCCCGACGCTGGACGAACTCACCGCACCGACCCAGTTGTGCGCGGCGGAGTTATTCGCGCACACCGCGGTGCTGGCGCGGCGACCGGAGAATGTGGATGCGCTGCGCGAAGCGGGCCGCCACTTCGGTCGCATCGCACATCTGGCCGACGCGGTCGAGGACTATGACGCCGACCTCGCCCGCGGCCGCTTCAACCCGCTGGCCGCGACCGGCACCGCCATACCCGAGGCGCACGACCTTCTGCGGCAATCGAATTCGAGCTTACGCAGCTCCATCGCCGCCGCGGGACTGCAGCATGTTCCGACTGTTCGCTGGATGTTGCTCGATCCGCTGCGCGCGGTAGTGCACCGACTGGGCCGCGGCATCGGCGCGGTCTCCACCCACGCGTGCGGTACCGCCCATCATCGAGATCAGCCGGGAGATAGTCCGAATTCGCCTGGGCAGCAACCGTTTTGGTCGGATCGTAAGCCAGACTCTTTCGAGCAGCAGCTGAGTCTTCCTGCGCGGCAGTCGAGTAGCCGCATTCAGCAGCTGGGTTTTCCCGGTCAGCGGCCAGTCCGGCCTGATTCGCGGCCGGGTTCCCCTGAACAGCAGCCGGTCGGGACTGGTCCACAGCCGGGGCCTGGGCAGCAGCCGTGGTCTCCCGATCAGCAGCCGACATTTCCCGGCCAGCAGCCGAATTTCCCTGGGCAGCAGCCGGTTTGGCCCACCGCCGATCCCGACCTGCCAGTGGCCGCACCGATCCAGCCGCCGGGTCTACTGGAGGGAATCGGCCTGCTCCTCGGCCAGTACTGCACCGGTTACGCATGCTGCGCCGACCATCGTCGCCCATGCAGTGGCGAGCACAAAAAGGCTTGGATGAAACGCTGCGAGTGCGACGACTGCTGTGATTGCGACTGCTGCAGTTGCTGCAGCGGCTGTGACTGCTGTGATTGCGACTGCTGCGGCTGCGACTGTAGCTGCTGA